From Lagenorhynchus albirostris chromosome 15, mLagAlb1.1, whole genome shotgun sequence, one genomic window encodes:
- the CARHSP1 gene encoding calcium-regulated heat-stable protein 1: protein MSSEPPPPSQHPTHQSSAGLLDTQQARDRSPSPLRGNVVPSPLPTRRTRTFSATVRASQGPVYKGVCKCFCRSKGHGFITPADGGPDIFLHISDVEGEYVPVEGDEVTYKMCSIPPKNEKLQAVEVVITHLAPGTKHETWSGHIVSS, encoded by the exons ATGTCATCTGAGCCTCCTCCCCCATCACAGCACCCCACCCACCAGTCCTCGGCCGGGCTGCTGGATACCCAACAGGCCCGAGACCGCTCACCATCCCCGCTTCGGGGCAACGTGGTCCCGAGCCCACTGCCCACTCGCCGGACAAGGACCTTCTCAGC GACGGTGCGGGCTTCACAGGGCCCTGTCTACAAAGGAGTCTGCAAATGCTTCTGTCGGTCCAAGGGCCACGGCTTCATTACCCCGGCCGACGGCGGCCCTGACATCTTCCTGCACATCTCCGA cgTGGAGGGGGAGTACGTCCCCGTGGAAGGCGATGAGGTCACCTATAAGATGTGCTCCATTCCGCCCAAGAACGAGAAGCTGCAGGCCGTGGAGGTGGTCATCACCCACCTGGCGCCGGGCACCAAGCACGAGACCTGGTCCGGCCACATCGTCAGCTCCTAG